TCTGCATTAGTTCATTACCATCAATACCATCAGCATAACCAGGCCAATTTTCAATTATCGTAGTGGTGGTTAATTGGCCGCCTGGTTGTTGCCCCTTTAATACCAGTACAGATAAATTAGAGCGCGCTGCATAAATAGCGGCGGTATATCCAGCTGGCCCAGACCCAACAATAATTGTGTCAAAAACCGCCATGCTATTTCAAATGACTATCCAAGACAGCGGCCACTGAATCATACGGTAAGGCACCTTCAAGTACATCAACAATCTTGCCGTCTTTATCTAAAATCAAACCATAAGGCGTTCCTTGTGCACCAAACTTCTGGGCTTCAGCGGCATCAGCGTTGACACGATCTTTGGTGGCACCGTTATCAACACAGTCTTTAAACTTAGCACCATCGGCTCCAACATCACTAGCAATAGTATAAATTTGTTCATCTGGTAAACTATTGTTTGATTCAGTTCGTTCCATCATTAAATCAAGATATTCCCAGAATTTACCTTGGTCGGCCGCACACTCAGTACCCATCGCCTCTTTTTGCGCCTTAGAATGTAAACTGGTCAATGGTAATTGTTTATAGGCCCAGGCTACTTTACCGTCATAACTCTTCATGACTTGTTGCAAGGTACTATGAAAACGTTTGCAGAATGGACATTCCGGATCAGAATATTCCAGAATCGTTAAATCACCAGTACCTCGTTTATTATGTAATGAGGCTGGATCAACTGTCCCTGATGGAATGGTCGGAGCTGCTGGATCAGCTGCAGCTGCAGCATTGGTATTCGCATTACTGTTGGCATTAGCACTTTTTTCTTTTTCGGTTGGCAATTCAACCCCTTTATACATCAACACGAGCAACACGATAAACCCAACGGCAAAGATCAGCGCGGCACTCACTAGCACTCCAGC
This portion of the Patescibacteria group bacterium genome encodes:
- a CDS encoding thioredoxin domain-containing protein; translated protein: MDDEVKKMDDEPKSTMQMIDGIPARLAFFAGVLVSAALIFAVGFIVLLVLMYKGVELPTEKEKSANANSNANTNAAAAADPAAPTIPSGTVDPASLHNKRGTGDLTILEYSDPECPFCKRFHSTLQQVMKSYDGKVAWAYKQLPLTSLHSKAQKEAMGTECAADQGKFWEYLDLMMERTESNNSLPDEQIYTIASDVGADGAKFKDCVDNGATKDRVNADAAEAQKFGAQGTPYGLILDKDGKIVDVLEGALPYDSVAAVLDSHLK